TATACCTCCCTATGTGATGAGGAATTATGGTCTGCAATAGTTGGTTCATAGCCGTAATTATATACATTGCTTTTTGTCTTCCGACGGTAATATATCTTGTTTCGTCTTCCGAAGGTGCTAAAAATGAAATGGTAGCCGGGTTTGTGGTTCCTTCAACTCCAAAAATAGTTCTTTGGTCATGTAGATTAAAACAGAAATCCGGTTGAAACTCTTCCAAATGATTTCGTAATACATTACTTTCGATAGCCACTCTGCCCACTGCGTCCCTGTTTAAATCTATCCCTTTTGCATTTGCTATGGTATATCTCAAAGCACCATCAGGGTTTAACATGGGAATAATACTAATTGTACATGCAGATAGCATTTCTTCGACAATGAGAATATCCTGATTTAGTAAATTTAGTAAATCAAAAATAGCTTTGGTGCCCGTACTTTCGTTGCCATGCATTTGTGTCCATATCAAAATTTTTTTATCTCCGTTACCTATTTGAAGGTTATATATGGGGATACCATTTTCAGAGAAACCTATTGACAGTGAGTGTATATTTTGATTATTTTCAAACGCCAATAACAAGTTTTTTATATCATCAAAAGTGATCCATCTACCACATAATCCAAATTCTTTTGAAACGGTAAACAATTCTTGAGCTTTATTTTTATCCAGTATCTGCATATCAAAATGATCTTTTACAAAAATAGAGATTCTATATGGAAAGAAAGCTTCAGTTGCTATGTTACAAATGTAAACAAATGTCATTAGCGCAATTAATTTTTCAACCATATCTTTATTTCTCCCACCTGTTTACATTTGTAATATAAATAAGTTTTATATTTAAAGATATTATTAATTAAACATTTAATAATCAATTATTTATATACTTTATATAAATCTTTTATTTAAATTTTATACTATTTAATATTGTTTATTTTATGAATTTTTATTGTTACATTTGTAATATATACTTAAATTTACAATTGTGAACAACAAATCTTTTATAAAAAGAATTAAAACGATTCTTGATTATTACCAATTAACAGCATCTATGTTTGCAGATAAGATAGGTGTACAACGTTCTAGCATTTCACATATGCTGTCGGGAAGAAATAAGCCCAGTTTGGATGTTATTCTTAAAATAACTTCTGAATTTCCTGAAGTGGATATGTATTGGCTATTATATGGTAAAGGGGTTTTTCCTAGAAAAGTAGAAGAAGAATCAGTATCCTCTTCTCTTACACTACCTCTATCTGATAATGAACATCCAATATCAAAAGCAAAAACTTTAGGAACTAAAAAGATTACAAAAATTGTTGCCTTTTATGAAGATGGAACCTTTGAAGAGTTTATTAAGTAATATTTTTAAAGTCCGAAAGGCTTAGGTCAAAAACCATTGGACACTTTAAAAGAGGAGTATTTTTCTGCCTATGACATGATTATGTCTGTTGCTGTACAAGAAATGTTTCACTTAACAATGGCCATGCAACTTGGCCAATTCTATGGGAGTTCGCCCAACCATTACCGCACCTGATTTATCAAACCCTCCTTCTTGTTTAAAAGGTATAATAGGAATGCCGGTAAAAGGCAACTTGAGTAAATTGATAGATACCATGTTAGCTATTGAAACTCCAGACCCTAATTATCATTACAATGAATCGCCAAGCAATGATAATCCTGCAAATTTTGACGGCCCAAAATTGTACCAAGATGAATATGATTCGATTGGTGATTTATACCACGCTTTGGCTTATGGTGTTCAAGAATTTTGGAATTATGATTCGACAAATGACAATTATCAAAAAACAAACTTCGCAACAAAATATCCTTTGTTTGGAAAGCAGGCGAAATCCTTCAATGGAATTATATCCCCTACGCCCACACCGTGGCCTGCACCTCCCAAATTCCCTCATACATGCCAGGGGGTCTAAATGCTTGCAAAGGACAAGATATTAAGGGTAAAAATAGTTGTACAGGAGAAGGTATATGCGCTACAGCAGTAGCACATTCTTGTCAATATACCAACTCATGTGAATTCCAAGGCGGTTGTGGGTACCCTGGAAGATCAGAATCTGGAGCAGCAGATTACAATCCTAGTCAAAATTCTTGCCAAAGTAATGGAGGATGTCAATCGCCTATTTCACCAAAACAATACTACAGAGGTAGAATGAGAAACGTTTACGCTATTTTGCTAGTTTTCCAAGAGCTTCTTTAATGACGGCAATATTTTTAATTTTATTTGGAGTATTGGCTTTATTTTGCATTTGAATCATTTGCCTCATCAAATTAATGCCGACTTTATCAAAATTAAATTGCTTATATTGATTTCCCTTATCAACAATATCATTTACCAAATTCTGTATCGCTTTTGTATTATTGCCGCCGGCAATTTCGTCATAAGCTCTCTTATATAACACCTGTACTTTTTTATCGCTATTCAAAAACATTCCGGAGAGTACATTATTGGCTATAAACACCATTTCTGTTTCGTCCTTTTCTTCCAAATAAATTCTTGTTAAAGGAATTGCAATAATATTCTTTACTTCCGGAGGTAGTTCTTTGGATTTTTTTAAAGTATACTGTTTATCTATATAATACATTGCCACCAGAGCTTTTCCCAGTACAGTATAGGATTTACTTTTAAATGCATTTATAAAGACAGATCTTAGCTCCGGATCGGTCAGTTTTCCCAGCGTTTCAATTGCTGCTGCCCGTACCAGCGTTTTTTCGTCATTATTTGCAATCCATTTGATTTTATTAATGACATCTTTTTTTGAGAACTTATTGACCAAATTGATGTTTTCTAATGCTAATATTCTTATTTTGTAGAAATCGTCACTCATCGCCCCGGCAATGGCATCGAAAGCTTCTTTGAGTTCCTGGCTTTTTGCTACTTCTATCAGTGCTTCTCTTTTATGTGCGTAATGTTCAGCATATTTTAATTGTTCGATATAATCACTGGTAACTTTGTTTTCCTGAAAATCTCCCAGTACAACACCGTCGGCATTTACTAATAATAAACTGGGCGATTTTCCTTTAAAAGGGAAGATAAATGAAGCATCATTACCATCTACAAAAACGCGATAACGGGTTTTGGTTTTGCCTTGAAAAATATCAATTGTCAAAGGGAATTTAAACTCACCTGTTTGTGTTTGATATATATTGATGGTTACGGTTTTTTCCAGTGTATTATAGTCGTAGGAAACTTGAACTTTAGGGTGGCCGCTTCCAAAATACCACTGATTAAAAAACCGTTGTAAATCTTTACCGCTAACTTTTTCAAAGGCTAAACGCAATTGATGCACTTCTGCGGATTGGTATTTGTTTTCGGTAAGATATACCCGAAGCCCTTCAAAAAAAGCGTTGTCTCCCAAATAATTCCTCAGCATATGCAAAATTGCACCTCCTTTATTATAACTTACAGCATCAAACATGTCCTCTTTATCAACATAATAATGCCTCACCAGTTTTTTACCTTCATTTTGTCCTTCTTTATACCCTCTGATTTCTTCAAATAAATGAGCATCCGCATTTGTTTTGCCATATTTGTATTCTCTCCATAAATATTCGCCATAGTTTGCAAAGGATTCATTTAAGGTCAAATTACTCCAACTTTCGGT
This window of the Flavobacteriaceae bacterium genome carries:
- a CDS encoding M1 family peptidase, which encodes MKYINIIIHVYLLFTGHVFSQIVDPLSIYRAEREKKIDLIHTKLKVDFNFTDKTVNGEEWVTATPHFYATDVFELDAKAMIIHTVKMNKTELVYRYDGFNLKIDLPKVYRKGEEFTVYIKYTAQPEKVKQKGSAAITEAKGVYFINADGSDKNKPTQIWTQGETEASSCWFPTIDSPNQKTSQEIYITVPDKYKTLSNGILVSQKVAGNYRTDYWKLDQKHAPYLFFMGIGAYEIVKDSYKNIPVNYYVEKKYAKVAKAIFGLTPEMIGFFSEITGIEYPWSKYSQIVGRDYVSGAMENTTAVIHGERAYQMPGQLVDENVQENTIAHEVFHHWFGNLVTTESWSNLTLNESFANYGEYLWREYKYGKTNADAHLFEEIRGYKEGQNEGKKLVRHYYVDKEDMFDAVSYNKGGAILHMLRNYLGDNAFFEGLRVYLTENKYQSAEVHQLRLAFEKVSGKDLQRFFNQWYFGSGHPKVQVSYDYNTLEKTVTINIYQTQTGEFKFPLTIDIFQGKTKTRYRVFVDGNDASFIFPFKGKSPSLLLVNADGVVLGDFQENKVTSDYIEQLKYAEHYAHKREALIEVAKSQELKEAFDAIAGAMSDDFYKIRILALENINLVNKFSKKDVINKIKWIANNDEKTLVRAAAIETLGKLTDPELRSVFINAFKSKSYTVLGKALVAMYYIDKQYTLKKSKELPPEVKNIIAIPLTRIYLEEKDETEMVFIANNVLSGMFLNSDKKVQVLYKRAYDEIAGGNNTKAIQNLVNDIVDKGNQYKQFNFDKVGINLMRQMIQMQNKANTPNKIKNIAVIKEALGKLAK
- a CDS encoding helix-turn-helix domain-containing protein; this encodes MVNNKSFIKRIKTILDYYQLTASMFADKIGVQRSSISHMLSGRNKPSLDVILKITSEFPEVDMYWLLYGKGVFPRKVEEESVSSSLTLPLSDNEHPISKAKTLGTKKITKIVAFYEDGTFEEFIK
- a CDS encoding zinc carboxypeptidase, giving the protein MQILDKNKAQELFTVSKEFGLCGRWITFDDIKNLLLAFENNQNIHSLSIGFSENGIPIYNLQIGNGDKKILIWTQMHGNESTGTKAIFDLLNLLNQDILIVEEMLSACTISIIPMLNPDGALRYTIANAKGIDLNRDAVGRVAIESNVLRNHLEEFQPDFCFNLHDQRTIFGVEGTTNPATISFLAPSEDETRYITVGRQKAMYIITAMNQLLQTIIPHHIGRYTDEFYPTATGDNFQKLGFHTILIESGHYHNDYHREETRRFTFFAILQGVYSIAKTAFFNDDYQAYFNIPNNNEIFFDVVKRFKNKEDEVYQYKEQIVDNQLKFIPKKIEGVNLKRKLFHNENDFLLNFYH